One genomic segment of Methylocystis rosea includes these proteins:
- the pdhA gene encoding pyruvate dehydrogenase (acetyl-transferring) E1 component subunit alpha: MTKKVHLDHAHLLHLLKAMIRIRHFEAKCVELYQAQKILGFLHLYDGEEAVSVGVMEALTQDDAVIATYREHGQALSRGVDPKCLMAEMMGKLNGCCRGRGGSMHFFDRARRFYGGNAIVGGGLPLALGVALADKMQRRSAVTACFFGEGAVDEGEFHETLNLAKLWRLPILFVCENNLYSMGMAVERAEADIDFVHKASGYRVAGEKVDGMDVVAVESAARNAVDRIRSESDPYFLECRTYRLRAHSMFDAQLYRSKDEVEAWRKKGPIVRFQTWLEANRLIKPEELATIEQDVDKEIAAAVAFAEAGPLEPVSELERFVTMEEVPS, from the coding sequence ATGACCAAGAAGGTGCATCTCGATCACGCTCATCTGCTTCATCTCTTGAAGGCGATGATCCGCATCCGGCATTTCGAGGCCAAATGCGTCGAGCTCTATCAGGCGCAAAAGATTCTCGGCTTTCTTCACCTCTATGACGGCGAGGAGGCGGTCTCGGTCGGCGTGATGGAGGCACTGACGCAAGATGACGCCGTTATCGCGACCTATCGCGAACATGGCCAGGCGCTCTCTCGCGGCGTCGATCCGAAGTGCCTGATGGCCGAAATGATGGGCAAACTCAACGGATGCTGCCGTGGACGCGGCGGCTCCATGCATTTTTTCGATCGCGCGCGCCGTTTCTATGGCGGCAACGCCATCGTCGGTGGAGGCCTGCCGCTGGCGCTCGGTGTTGCGCTCGCCGACAAGATGCAGCGACGATCCGCCGTGACGGCCTGCTTCTTTGGTGAAGGAGCGGTGGACGAGGGCGAGTTCCACGAGACGCTCAACCTGGCCAAGCTCTGGCGGCTTCCGATCCTGTTCGTCTGCGAGAATAATCTTTACTCCATGGGCATGGCGGTCGAGCGCGCGGAGGCAGATATTGACTTCGTGCACAAAGCATCAGGCTACAGAGTCGCCGGCGAGAAGGTGGACGGCATGGACGTGGTCGCCGTCGAAAGCGCGGCGAGAAACGCCGTCGACAGAATTCGCAGCGAAAGCGACCCCTATTTTCTCGAGTGCCGAACCTATCGGCTTCGGGCGCATTCCATGTTTGACGCGCAACTCTACCGCTCGAAGGACGAGGTAGAAGCATGGCGTAAGAAAGGGCCGATCGTCCGCTTCCAGACCTGGCTGGAAGCCAATCGCTTGATCAAGCCAGAAGAGCTTGCGACGATCGAACAGGATGTCGACAAGGAAATCGCGGCGGCGGTTGCTTTCGCCGAGGCTGGCCCCCTTGAGCCAGTTTCAGAACTCGAACGTTTCGTCACGATGGAGGAGGTTCCATCGTGA